In Capsicum annuum cultivar UCD-10X-F1 chromosome 11, UCD10Xv1.1, whole genome shotgun sequence, one genomic interval encodes:
- the LOC107847017 gene encoding peroxidase 44-like: MMDKKILLLLFFFCISLHLAAIVSAQLQVGFYNTKARCPRAETIVRDTVRSRFVKDRSITAALLRMYFHDCFVRGCDASILIDSKNTKNKKSEKDAGANGSVRGYELIDQIKSKLEAMCSMTVSCADIIALATRDAVALAGGPSYNIPTGRRDGLVSDPSQVNLPGPSSNVQQAFQSFRSKGITINEMVTLLGGHTVGITHCSLFQGDRLSRADGSMDPKLFSSLRKTCASRGDPSVFLDQNTSFIVDNSFYKQLRLKKGILKVDQLLASDKSTAGIVANFASNPRAFQQAFANALIKLGNTQVLVGKSGEIRKDCRAFNPPSPPPPKVSIPPPPKILKSPPPPPPPKVSVSTTPPPPPKVSFSPPPPPLTKVSVSPPPPPPKVSVSTTPPPPPKVSFSPPPPPSPPKVSVSPPSPPPPTNLLSSPPPSPPPPVFTSPLLPEA; the protein is encoded by the exons ATGATGGACAAGAAGATATTATTATTACTGTTTTTCTTCTGCATTAGTCTGCACCTAGCAGCAATTGTATCTGCTCAACTTCAAGTTGGTTTCTACAATACTAAAGCTAGATGTCCACGAGCAGAAACCATAGTTCGAGATACGGTGCGAAGCCGGTTCGTGAAGGATCGTTCCATCACAGCTGCGTTGCTGCGGATGTATTTTCATGACTGCTTCGTGAGG GGTTGCGATGCATCCATACTGATAGACTCCAAAAACACAAAGAACAAAAAGTCAGAAAAAGATGCAGGAGCAAATGGATCAGTACGAGGATACGAGCTGATTGATCAAATAAAGAGTAAATTAGAGGCTATGTGTTCTATGACAGTCTCCTGTGCGGACATCATTGCATTAGCCACCCGAGATGCAGTGGCATTAGCTGGAGGACCGAGCTACAACATACCCACAGGAAGGCGCGATGGACTAGTGTCAGATCCATCACAAGTAAACCTACCGGGCCCTAGCTCAAACGTTCAACAAGCATTCCAATCTTTCAGAAGTAAAGGGATTACAATAAATGAGATGGTGACTCTTTTAGGTGGCCACACAGTGGGAATTACACATTGTAGTTTGTTTCAAGGTGATAGGTTATCAAGGGCGGATGGTAGCATGGATCCCAAATTGTTTAGCAGTCTTAGAAAGACATGTGCTTCCAGGGGTGACCCATCAGTGTTCTTGGACCAAAACACTTCATTCATTGTCGATAACTCGTTCTACAAACAGTTGAGATTGAAGAAAGGGATATTGAAGGTTGATCAATTacttgcatcagataaatcaacTGCTGGGATTGTCGCGAATTTCGCTTCTAATCCAAGAGCCTTCCAACAGGCTTTCGCAAATGCATTGATCAAGTTGGGTAACACTCAAGTTCTGGTGGGGAAATCAGGAGAAATCAGAAAAGATTGTAGGGCTTTTAATCCTCCTTCTCCACCACCACCTAAAGTTTCCATTCCTCCTCCTCCAAAGATCTTAAAAAGTCCTCCTCCTCCTCCACCACCAAAGGTTTCAGTTTCTACAACTCCTCCACCGCCGCCAAAGGTTTCATTTTCTCCTCCCCCACCACCACTGACGAAAGTTTCAGTCTCTCCTCCTCCACCACCTCCAAAGGTTTCAGTTTCTACAACTCCTCCACCACCGCCGAAGGTTTCattttctcctcctcctcctccttcacCACCAAAGGTTTCAGTTTCTCCTCCTTCTCCACCACCACCAACTAACCTTTTAagttctcctcctccttctccacCTCCTCCAGTTTTCACTAGTCCATTGCTCCCAGAAGCTTAA